Proteins from a genomic interval of Nostoc sp. TCL240-02:
- a CDS encoding chaperonin family protein RbcX, with amino-acid sequence MNLKQIAKDTAKTLQSYLTYQALRTVLAQLGETNPPLELWLHNFSSGKIQNGESFIEQLLREKPDLALRIMTVREHIAEEITEFLPEMVRTGIQQANMEQRRQHLERITRIDTSNPSLQPEQQATSDPNLDNLSN; translated from the coding sequence ATGAATCTTAAGCAAATTGCGAAGGACACAGCCAAAACTCTCCAAAGCTATCTGACTTATCAGGCTCTAAGGACAGTATTGGCACAGCTAGGCGAAACTAATCCGCCATTAGAACTTTGGTTGCATAACTTTTCGTCTGGCAAAATTCAAAATGGTGAGTCATTCATTGAGCAACTGTTGCGAGAAAAACCAGATTTGGCTTTGCGGATTATGACTGTCAGAGAACACATTGCGGAAGAAATAACGGAATTTTTACCGGAAATGGTTCGCACTGGCATTCAGCAAGCCAACATGGAGCAGCGTCGCCAGCATTTAGAACGCATCACACGAATAGACACATCTAACCCCAGTCTGCAACCAGAACAGCAAGCAACTTCAGATCCGAATCTGGATAACTTATCCAATTAG
- a CDS encoding ribulose bisphosphate carboxylase small subunit, whose protein sequence is MQTLPKERRYETLSYLPPLSDAQIAKQIQYILNQGYIPAIEFNETSEPTELYWTMWKLPLFGAKSTQEVLSEVQGCRSQFNSSYIRVVGFDNIKQCQVLSFLVHKPNKGSRY, encoded by the coding sequence ATGCAAACTTTACCAAAAGAGCGTCGTTACGAAACCCTTTCTTACCTGCCACCTCTGTCTGACGCTCAAATTGCCAAGCAGATTCAATACATTTTGAACCAAGGTTACATTCCAGCGATCGAGTTCAACGAAACTTCTGAGCCAACAGAATTATATTGGACAATGTGGAAGTTGCCTTTGTTCGGTGCTAAATCCACTCAAGAAGTATTGAGCGAAGTTCAAGGATGCCGTTCTCAATTCAACAGCAGCTATATCCGTGTTGTGGGTTTTGACAACATCAAGCAGTGCCAAGTTCTCAGCTTTCTTGTTCACAAACCCAATAAAGGTAGCAGATACTAA
- a CDS encoding pentapeptide repeat-containing protein, with product MKTYNMSFIKTNGLTILLVFILVIFIFSLTLIVSLFENIQGLSSQEKIEYITQALTTIAIIIGGLALIINAYYTSRLSWDENQSLLMQILAGTLAWDNNIVTGINYKQPTPQEIVPERFSKAIEQLGNEKIETRFAAIYALERIAKDSPKDHWTIMEILAAFIRENAPVNQKYEDELQVSSKLPTDIQTAITVIGRRDSHKDPVNQRLDLRNTDLSNADLTAANLSKAIFVGANLQWVNFTQANLSEADLSVTNLCGSVFYEANLSKATLPEANLQGVILRKANLSKAIFYDANLEGAVLCDANLEGAILCDANLEGAILCDANLFEANFEGSNLEDANLIGSNLQNAKLAGANLEGVLLSTANLQDANFQETNLFRANLSGCENLELQQIEQAFGDRTTILPENLNIPQHWR from the coding sequence ATGAAGACTTATAACATGTCTTTCATAAAGACAAATGGACTCACGATTTTGCTGGTATTTATCTTAGTTATATTTATTTTTTCTTTAACTCTAATTGTTTCCTTATTTGAAAATATTCAAGGACTTTCAAGCCAAGAAAAAATAGAATATATCACTCAAGCATTAACAACTATTGCGATCATTATTGGAGGACTGGCATTAATAATTAATGCTTACTATACATCCAGACTCTCTTGGGATGAAAATCAGAGCCTGTTAATGCAGATCCTTGCTGGGACACTAGCTTGGGATAACAATATAGTAACTGGTATCAATTACAAGCAACCAACTCCCCAAGAAATTGTTCCCGAACGCTTTTCTAAAGCAATTGAACAACTAGGAAATGAAAAAATTGAAACGCGGTTTGCCGCAATTTATGCTTTAGAACGAATTGCCAAAGATTCTCCGAAAGACCATTGGACAATTATGGAAATTCTCGCTGCTTTTATCCGCGAGAATGCTCCGGTAAATCAAAAATATGAGGACGAGTTACAGGTATCATCAAAACTTCCTACAGATATTCAAACAGCGATAACTGTCATTGGACGACGCGATTCACATAAAGATCCAGTAAATCAAAGACTAGATTTACGCAATACAGACCTCAGTAATGCAGACTTAACGGCAGCTAATCTCTCTAAAGCAATTTTCGTAGGAGCTAACTTACAATGGGTAAATTTTACACAAGCAAATCTCTCGGAGGCAGACCTATCAGTAACCAATCTTTGTGGGTCAGTCTTCTATGAAGCCAACCTCTCGAAGGCAACCCTTCCAGAAGCGAATTTGCAGGGCGTAATTCTCAGAAAAGCAAACCTCTCGAAGGCAATCTTTTATGATGCCAACTTGGAAGGAGCAGTTCTTTGTGATGCCAACTTGGAAGGAGCAATTCTTTGTGATGCCAACTTGGAAGGAGCAATTCTTTGTGATGCTAACCTCTTTGAAGCCAACTTCGAGGGTAGCAACCTCGAAGATGCAAACCTGATTGGCAGTAACCTACAAAACGCAAAACTTGCTGGGGCCAACTTAGAAGGCGTGTTACTCAGTACAGCTAATCTGCAAGATGCCAACTTCCAAGAAACTAATCTCTTTAGGGCAAACTTGAGCGGATGTGAGAACCTGGAATTACAGCAGATTGAACAGGCATTTGGCGATCGCACAACAATCTTACCGGAAAATCTGAACATACCCCAACATTGGCGTTAA
- a CDS encoding actin-binding WH2 domain-containing protein: MLDKKNRGIQQFGVLVTLLRDRQSFLEEIRQGIRLQNKISSLFVSSSIFFALYGAIIGASHSWAQALSGAIKLPVFYLITLIICFPTLFFFNVLFGSRSSVLQHFVVLLTSVSVISVLLFSLAPVTLFFLITTPDSYQFFKLLNVLIFGITGIFGVKFLYEGMQLLSQQDEVGKKTRTTILRSWLLLYAFVGMQLGWFLRPFFGAPDSKFELFRAVKGNFYLDIVTAISEILGLR, translated from the coding sequence ATGCTTGATAAGAAAAATCGCGGAATTCAACAATTTGGTGTTTTGGTTACTTTATTGCGCGATCGCCAGTCTTTTTTAGAAGAAATCCGTCAGGGAATAAGATTACAAAATAAAATCAGTTCTTTATTTGTATCTAGTTCTATTTTCTTTGCCCTTTATGGAGCAATTATCGGTGCATCCCACAGTTGGGCACAAGCATTATCTGGTGCTATTAAACTTCCGGTATTCTATTTAATCACACTGATTATTTGTTTCCCGACTTTGTTCTTTTTTAATGTTTTATTTGGTTCTCGGAGCAGTGTTTTACAGCATTTCGTTGTATTACTCACATCTGTATCAGTGATTAGCGTACTTCTATTTAGCTTGGCACCAGTTACACTATTTTTTCTCATCACTACACCCGATTCCTATCAATTTTTCAAACTATTGAATGTGCTAATTTTTGGTATTACAGGCATCTTTGGTGTGAAATTTTTATATGAAGGGATGCAATTACTTTCTCAACAAGATGAAGTCGGTAAAAAAACCCGCACCACTATTTTAAGATCCTGGTTATTGCTTTACGCCTTTGTAGGTATGCAGTTAGGATGGTTTCTCAGACCGTTTTTTGGTGCCCCTGATTCTAAATTTGAATTATTTCGCGCAGTCAAAGGCAACTTTTATTTGGATATTGTTACGGCGATTTCTGAAATTTTAGGTTTGCGTTAG
- a CDS encoding GDSL-type esterase/lipase family protein translates to MELQYLPEVRICFVGDSFVNGTGDQEYLGWTGRVCANANKKGYDITYYNLGIRRDTSTDIAKRWLQEVSLRLPKEYDGRIVFSFGLNDTTLEKAKTRVDLADSIKNAREILSKAQNLYPVLMVGPAAYAQEEPQRKQITIDLSKQYTLICKEFNVPYLNVFPILEKSNIWINEARANDGVHPRAGGYTEFAQIVENWDAWLNWFPLTSSSIQS, encoded by the coding sequence ATGGAATTACAGTATCTGCCGGAAGTAAGAATTTGCTTTGTTGGTGACTCTTTTGTTAACGGTACTGGGGACCAAGAATATCTTGGTTGGACAGGGAGAGTATGTGCTAATGCTAATAAAAAAGGTTATGACATTACTTACTATAATTTAGGAATTAGGCGTGATACGAGTACTGATATAGCAAAGCGTTGGTTACAGGAAGTATCGCTGCGATTACCCAAAGAATATGATGGTAGAATTGTGTTTTCTTTTGGATTGAATGACACAACATTAGAAAAGGCTAAAACTCGTGTGGATTTGGCAGATTCTATCAAAAATGCCCGTGAAATTTTAAGTAAAGCTCAAAATTTATATCCTGTTTTGATGGTTGGCCCAGCAGCATACGCACAAGAAGAACCTCAAAGAAAGCAGATAACTATAGATTTATCCAAACAATATACTTTGATTTGTAAAGAATTCAATGTACCTTATTTAAACGTTTTTCCGATATTAGAAAAATCAAACATTTGGATTAATGAAGCAAGAGCTAATGATGGTGTTCATCCTAGAGCAGGCGGTTATACAGAATTTGCTCAAATAGTAGAAAATTGGGACGCTTGGTTAAATTGGTTTCCTCTGACTTCATCGAGCATTCAAAGCTAG
- a CDS encoding ribulose bisphosphate carboxylase small subunit encodes MGYYIAPRFLDKLAVHITKNFLKLPGVRVPVILGIHGRKGEGKTFQCQLVFEKMGIEVTNISGGELESPDAGDPARLIRLRYRETAELIKVRGKMCVLMINDLDAGAGRFDEGTQYTVNTQLVNATLMNIADNPTDVQLPGSYDSTPLHRVPIIVTGNDFSTLYAPLIRDGRMEKFYWEPDRDDKVGIVKGIFEQDGLSQKEVEQLVDTFVNQSIDFFSALRSRIYDEQIRNYIHQVGFERVSLSVVNSTEGPPEFKKPDFRLSHLIESGNFLIGEQKRVENSHLVDDYNRLNRGRNSQSAPPPATPINQSSSNGATQEAKTNGNGFQKQEGSSSHLTLDTQAQIRQLLSQGYKISIEHVDQRRFRMGSWQTCVHSHIDAESDAISNLEATLAEYSGEYVRLVGIDPKAKRRVVETIIQRPDGKN; translated from the coding sequence ATGGGTTACTACATCGCTCCCCGCTTTCTGGACAAACTGGCTGTCCACATTACCAAAAACTTTCTAAAGCTTCCTGGTGTCCGAGTTCCCGTGATTTTAGGTATTCACGGACGCAAAGGTGAAGGTAAAACATTTCAATGTCAATTAGTCTTCGAGAAAATGGGTATCGAAGTGACTAATATCTCTGGCGGCGAATTGGAAAGTCCAGATGCAGGAGATCCGGCACGGTTGATTCGGCTACGCTATCGGGAGACAGCAGAACTAATCAAAGTACGCGGCAAAATGTGTGTACTGATGATTAATGATTTAGATGCCGGTGCTGGACGCTTTGATGAAGGTACTCAATATACTGTAAATACACAGTTGGTGAATGCCACATTGATGAATATTGCTGATAATCCCACAGATGTGCAGTTGCCTGGAAGCTATGATTCCACACCTTTACATCGTGTACCGATTATTGTCACAGGTAATGATTTCTCCACTCTCTATGCACCGTTAATTCGGGATGGACGGATGGAGAAATTTTACTGGGAACCCGACAGAGACGACAAGGTGGGAATTGTCAAGGGTATTTTTGAACAAGATGGGCTGTCACAGAAGGAAGTTGAACAGCTAGTTGATACATTTGTCAACCAGTCCATTGACTTTTTTAGCGCTTTGCGATCGCGCATTTATGACGAACAAATCCGCAACTACATCCATCAAGTAGGGTTTGAGCGGGTATCTTTGAGTGTGGTTAACAGCACTGAAGGTCCACCAGAATTTAAAAAGCCAGATTTCAGGCTGTCTCACTTAATCGAGTCTGGTAACTTCCTGATTGGTGAACAAAAACGGGTGGAAAATTCCCATTTGGTTGATGATTACAATCGACTCAATCGAGGTAGAAATTCTCAATCTGCACCACCGCCTGCGACACCTATTAATCAGTCGTCAAGTAATGGTGCAACTCAAGAAGCAAAAACTAATGGAAATGGATTCCAGAAGCAGGAAGGATCGAGTTCACATTTAACCCTGGATACACAAGCTCAAATTAGGCAATTATTGTCTCAAGGTTACAAAATTAGCATTGAACACGTCGATCAGCGCCGCTTCCGCATGGGTTCTTGGCAAACTTGTGTTCATAGCCATATTGATGCAGAGTCTGATGCAATATCAAATTTGGAAGCAACTCTAGCAGAATATAGCGGTGAATATGTGCGCTTGGTAGGTATCGATCCGAAAGCCAAGCGGCGGGTAGTGGAAACGATTATTCAGCGTCCAGATGGGAAAAATTAG
- a CDS encoding actin-binding WH2 domain-containing protein, whose translation MIERKSSGIKYFAVLIGFLRDRPGFLEEIRQGTRLPTKIISLLVCSSLFLAAYGGIIGAYHSWMQALSSAIKLPALYLITLLICIPTLFFANIIFGSKRTFGQHLALVLTAVSVTSVLLFSFAPITLFFLITTNNYQFLILLNVFIFALTGFIGISSLYQATSLVLEQDDEGSKTRQKILQFWLFLYAFVGSQLGWTLRPFFGTPGSTFELFREREGNFYLSVIQAIGYLLGIRN comes from the coding sequence ATGATTGAACGGAAATCATCAGGAATCAAGTATTTTGCAGTGCTGATTGGATTCCTGCGCGATCGCCCAGGTTTTCTGGAGGAAATTCGCCAAGGTACGAGATTACCAACTAAAATCATTTCTCTGCTGGTTTGCAGTTCCTTATTTCTCGCTGCGTATGGTGGAATAATTGGTGCATACCATAGCTGGATGCAAGCTTTGTCTTCTGCCATTAAACTCCCAGCTCTTTACTTAATCACACTCCTAATTTGTATCCCGACGTTGTTCTTTGCTAATATTATTTTTGGTTCCAAGCGGACTTTTGGACAGCATTTAGCATTAGTATTGACTGCGGTTTCAGTCACAAGCGTACTTTTATTTAGCTTTGCACCAATCACCCTGTTTTTCTTGATTACCACGAATAATTACCAATTTTTAATTCTGTTAAATGTATTCATCTTTGCATTAACTGGATTTATTGGTATTTCGTCTTTATATCAGGCTACGAGTTTAGTTTTAGAACAAGATGATGAAGGTAGTAAGACACGCCAGAAGATTTTACAATTTTGGCTATTTCTTTACGCTTTCGTAGGTAGTCAGTTAGGATGGACTCTCAGACCGTTTTTTGGCACACCGGGTTCTACCTTTGAACTATTCCGCGAAAGAGAAGGTAATTTCTATTTGAGCGTTATTCAAGCTATTGGCTATCTTTTAGGAATCCGTAATTAG
- a CDS encoding type II toxin-antitoxin system VapC family toxin, which translates to MILLLDTHTFIWYVTDNSRLSNQVVELINDKKNEILLSIASLWETAIKQNLGKLSFNQPFEIFIRQQLNLNDFSLLDIKINHVTVFATLFLHHRDPFDLILIAQALVENILILSADKIFDAYSIERLW; encoded by the coding sequence ATGATATTACTGCTCGATACACATACTTTTATTTGGTATGTGACGGATAATTCAAGACTTAGTAATCAAGTAGTAGAATTAATCAATGATAAGAAGAATGAAATTTTGCTAAGTATAGCTAGTCTGTGGGAAACAGCTATTAAGCAAAATTTAGGCAAGCTTAGTTTCAATCAGCCATTTGAGATATTCATCAGACAGCAACTCAATCTCAACGATTTTAGTTTACTCGATATCAAAATTAACCACGTTACTGTTTTTGCTACACTATTTTTACATCATCGCGATCCATTTGATCTAATTTTAATTGCACAAGCACTTGTAGAAAATATACTTATACTGAGTGCTGATAAAATTTTTGATGCATATTCAATTGAGCGTTTGTGGTAA
- a CDS encoding type II toxin-antitoxin system Phd/YefM family antitoxin translates to MQQITLAKASRNLADLIEAALSGEEIIIIKDNQPVVKLIPVSPVKRPRQPGSAKGLITISDDFDAPLEEFKEYME, encoded by the coding sequence ATGCAACAAATTACTCTAGCTAAAGCATCTCGAAATTTAGCCGACTTAATTGAAGCAGCACTCAGTGGTGAGGAAATTATCATTATCAAAGATAATCAACCTGTTGTGAAGTTAATTCCTGTGTCGCCAGTTAAACGCCCCCGTCAACCTGGAAGCGCAAAGGGTTTAATTACAATATCTGATGACTTTGATGCACCACTTGAAGAGTTTAAGGAATATATGGAATGA
- a CDS encoding DUF2358 domain-containing protein — MDIIEILKEDYQRFPVNQTYSIYAPDVYFQDPLNKFRGVKRYQKMINFIQTWFLDPKMDLHNIQRLGDTIKTEWTLSWNTPLPWKPRISIPGWSELGLNSDGLIVSHIDYWNCSPLDVVKQHF, encoded by the coding sequence ATGGATATCATTGAAATTCTCAAAGAAGACTATCAAAGATTCCCAGTCAATCAAACTTACAGCATTTACGCTCCAGACGTTTATTTTCAAGACCCACTGAATAAATTTCGTGGTGTGAAACGTTATCAAAAAATGATTAATTTTATCCAAACTTGGTTTTTAGATCCCAAGATGGACTTACATAATATTCAACGTTTAGGAGACACAATCAAAACTGAGTGGACACTCAGTTGGAATACTCCTCTCCCCTGGAAGCCACGGATTTCTATTCCTGGTTGGAGTGAATTAGGTCTTAACTCTGATGGTTTGATTGTCTCCCATATCGATTATTGGAATTGTTCACCCTTGGACGTGGTGAAGCAGCATTTCTAG
- a CDS encoding form I ribulose bisphosphate carboxylase large subunit: MSYAQTKTQSKSGYQAGVKDYRLTYYTPDYTPKDTDLLAAFRMTPQPGVPPEEAGAAVAAESSTGTWTTVWTDLLTDLDRYKGRCYDIEPVPGEDNQYICYVAYPLDLFEEGSVTNVLTSIVGNVFGFKALRALRLEDIRFPVAYIKTFQGPPHGIQVERDKLNKYGRPLLGCTIKPKLGLSAKNYGRAVYECLRGGLDFTKDDENINSAPFQRWRDRFLFVAEAINKSQAETGEIKGHYLNVTAPTCEEMLKRAEYAKELKMPIIMHDYLTAGFTANTTLARWCRDNGILLHIHRAMHAVIDRQKNHGIHFRVLAKALRLSGGDHIHTGTVVGKLEGERGITMGFVDLLRENYVEQDKSRGIYFTQDWASLPGVMAVASGGIHVWHMPALVEIFGDDSVLQFGGGTLGHPWGNAPGATANRVALEAVVQARNEGRNLAREGNDIIREAAKWSPELAVACELWKEIKFEFEAMDTV; this comes from the coding sequence ATGTCTTACGCTCAAACGAAGACTCAGAGCAAATCTGGGTATCAAGCCGGGGTTAAAGATTACAGATTAACTTATTACACACCCGATTACACACCAAAAGATACCGATCTTCTAGCTGCGTTCCGCATGACACCCCAGCCTGGTGTTCCTCCCGAAGAAGCAGGTGCGGCTGTAGCGGCTGAGTCTTCCACAGGTACTTGGACAACTGTGTGGACAGACTTGCTCACCGACCTCGATCGCTACAAAGGTCGTTGCTATGACATCGAACCAGTTCCCGGCGAAGACAACCAGTACATTTGTTACGTTGCCTATCCTTTGGACTTGTTTGAAGAAGGTTCTGTAACCAACGTATTGACCTCAATTGTAGGTAACGTATTTGGTTTCAAAGCTTTGCGGGCACTACGTCTAGAAGATATCCGCTTTCCAGTAGCTTACATCAAGACCTTCCAAGGGCCTCCTCACGGTATCCAAGTTGAGCGTGACAAGTTAAACAAATACGGTCGTCCTTTACTGGGTTGTACCATTAAGCCCAAATTGGGTCTTTCCGCTAAGAACTACGGACGCGCTGTATACGAGTGCTTACGCGGTGGTTTGGACTTCACCAAAGACGACGAAAACATCAACTCCGCACCATTCCAAAGATGGCGCGATCGCTTCTTGTTCGTAGCTGAAGCTATCAACAAATCCCAAGCAGAAACAGGTGAAATCAAAGGTCACTACCTAAACGTTACCGCTCCTACCTGTGAAGAAATGCTGAAGCGGGCTGAGTACGCAAAAGAACTCAAAATGCCCATCATCATGCATGACTACCTCACCGCAGGTTTCACCGCCAACACCACATTGGCTCGTTGGTGCCGTGACAACGGTATCTTGCTACACATTCACCGTGCTATGCACGCCGTAATTGACCGTCAAAAGAACCACGGTATCCACTTCCGTGTATTGGCTAAAGCCCTACGTTTGTCTGGTGGCGATCACATCCACACCGGTACTGTAGTTGGTAAGTTGGAAGGTGAGCGTGGCATCACAATGGGCTTCGTTGACCTGTTGCGTGAAAACTATGTTGAGCAAGACAAGTCTCGTGGTATTTACTTTACCCAAGACTGGGCTTCTCTACCTGGTGTAATGGCAGTTGCTTCTGGTGGTATCCACGTATGGCACATGCCCGCACTGGTAGAAATCTTTGGTGATGACTCCGTACTACAATTCGGTGGTGGTACACTGGGTCACCCTTGGGGTAACGCTCCTGGTGCAACCGCTAACCGCGTCGCCTTGGAAGCCGTTGTTCAAGCCCGTAACGAAGGCCGCAACTTGGCTCGTGAAGGTAACGATATCATCCGCGAAGCAGCCAAGTGGTCTCCTGAACTGGCTGTTGCTTGCGAACTGTGGAAAGAAATCAAGTTCGAGTTTGAAGCAATGGATACCGTCTGA
- a CDS encoding two-component regulator propeller domain-containing protein translates to MARGNVSKGNVTVVLFCKRTSLLITSMLLGLIAVPSMGWAQKTPDIKPSDLTPAYPASAPPPRVESLPDERGVQENSPETDYRVGNLLADVTGNLWVGSWRGLSRIDPKTGKIISRVSLPNVAIGALAQDKVGRVWVGSYGGLVRVDPRTNEITAQNLFLPSKRVLSLLLDKRGYLWTGTDSGLALISPDQGLIMTTVKNLPGVSANTLTLDAEGQLWVGTLDGLVRVNTASAAIMKRIADLPGTTVQALAISPEGLIWAGMPNNLLVIDPKTGAVLRSVTRLRGRDVTAVRFAKDGSVWVGTSNGLLRLNPNTGAVLDAEVAGLPSSRVLALLPDISNKLWIGTSEGLAWLMPKADSAKTHIAFSRAVK, encoded by the coding sequence ATGGCTAGGGGTAATGTCTCCAAAGGAAATGTCACCGTGGTATTGTTTTGCAAGCGTACTAGTTTATTGATTACTTCTATGTTGCTGGGGTTGATAGCTGTGCCAAGTATGGGATGGGCACAAAAAACTCCTGACATTAAACCATCTGATTTAACCCCCGCTTACCCAGCTTCTGCACCGCCACCGCGAGTAGAATCCTTGCCCGATGAGCGCGGAGTGCAAGAAAATTCGCCAGAAACTGATTATCGTGTCGGTAACTTACTAGCAGATGTTACAGGTAATCTTTGGGTAGGTTCTTGGCGGGGATTATCGCGGATTGATCCTAAAACTGGCAAGATTATTTCTCGTGTTAGCTTACCGAATGTTGCCATTGGTGCTTTAGCCCAAGACAAAGTAGGACGTGTGTGGGTAGGAAGTTATGGCGGACTAGTTCGAGTAGACCCTCGCACGAATGAAATCACCGCACAGAATTTATTTTTGCCTTCTAAACGGGTTTTGTCACTGTTACTTGACAAACGGGGTTATTTGTGGACTGGAACTGATAGCGGTTTAGCCCTAATTAGTCCTGACCAAGGCTTAATTATGACAACAGTAAAAAATCTGCCTGGTGTCAGCGCCAATACCCTAACTTTAGATGCTGAAGGTCAATTGTGGGTTGGTACTCTTGATGGATTGGTGCGGGTAAATACCGCTAGTGCTGCGATTATGAAGCGGATTGCCGATTTACCAGGGACGACTGTTCAAGCTTTAGCTATCAGTCCAGAAGGCTTAATTTGGGCGGGAATGCCGAATAATTTACTAGTCATTGACCCAAAAACTGGTGCAGTGTTAAGGTCTGTGACTCGCCTGCGTGGGCGTGATGTGACGGCGGTACGTTTTGCTAAAGATGGTAGTGTCTGGGTTGGAACTAGCAATGGTTTGTTACGATTAAATCCAAATACAGGCGCTGTGTTAGATGCAGAAGTCGCTGGACTTCCTTCTAGTCGGGTTCTTGCCCTTTTACCTGACATCAGCAATAAACTATGGATTGGCACTAGTGAAGGTCTAGCTTGGTTAATGCCCAAAGCGGACAGTGCAAAAACCCATATTGCTTTCAGTCGCGCTGTTAAGTAG